The genomic interval CTCAATGCATTCAACCTGCTGTCTCCACCGCCAGACCTCCCGCCAGCTGCAGCCCTGGGGTCCTGCCCGCCCTCCGCTCAGGCCCTGTGCTGGCCAGGGAGAAGCAGGAAGCCTGGCAGCCAGGCCCTCAACCAATGCCTGCTTCATTAGAGACCCACGTGCAAACCCACCATGGAGCCCGGTGCCTGGCTCCCAGGCCCTTCCCCACCCCGCCTAAGAGGGGCCCCTCAAGGAGCAGCGAGGACAGCCCACAGGATGCCTGGCCCCCAGGCGCACTGCTTGCCACTGGCACTAGCTGGGAACCTGGGGCCTGTCTGGGTCCTCCTGCTGACCCgggcccagggcagagctggcCCACAGCTGGTCCCCTGGAGGTCCTGGCTCAGGAGGAGGAGACCGGGTAGCCACGGTGGTTGTGCGAGGCCTCGCCCACAGTCAGCGTCAGGGACAGGCTGGGCTTGCGCTCCACCGCCTCCTCCAGGCAGGGCCGCAGGGGTCGGGCTTTGAAGAAGTCTGAGACATACCGGACCTGAGGGGGTTGGAACAGCAGGGTCGGAGGATGGCAGTGGGGTCCCCCCCTCACCCCGAGGGTGGGGGGGAGGGTCTGGGGGAGGGCCCCGAGGCAGCGCCAGGGTGGGTGGGGCTGGGACTCACAGTGAGGCCGGCCACCAGCGCCCCCTGCAGGAGGCCGACGAGGACGTCGCTCCAGTGGTGCTTGTGGTCAGACACGCGGGTGTAGCCCACGTACAGGGCGAAGGCCACCAAGAAGAACTGCACGGTGGGCCGCAGCAGCCGCGCCCACTTCCCGCAGAGCCGCGCCTGCACATACAGCTGCGGCGGGAGCGCATCAGCGGGGCGGAGGCCCACGGCACGGCCAGGGCAGGGGCACAGGGAGCCCTAGCCACACGGGCAGGAACCAGCCAGCAAGCCCAGCCGGTGCGGCCACCGGGGGCTCTAGGGCCAGGGTAGGAGCTCGGGGACCCCGAGCCCCACGGGCAAATCCACCtgcacctcctccacctccctgagGGCAGTGGGAGAGGCACACAAGTGGGCAGAGAAACTCACCGCCAAGAACAGCATACAGTACATCCCGAAGGAGGAGTGTCCCGAGTAGAAGGAGAGCCTGGGAAGGAGTGTCAGCAGGGTCGGTGGGGGTGGCCACTGCCGTGCCAGCCAGCCTGCCCACCGCTGTGCCAGCCAGCCTGCCCAGGTGTCTCCAAGGGGGTAGGGCCCCGGCTGGGCCTGCAGCCTCCAACACCACAGTGACACAGCGGGACCAGTCTGCCACCCCAGGGCCCAGGCAGACAAAGCCAGGTCTGTGCCCATGTCCCCTTCAGGACATTTCCACGTCTGGAACCTGAGGGAAGAGCCATGCTTTCTACCAACTCCAGACTCAGCACAGGCCTGGAGGGACTGGCAGGAAGGCCATCATGCCCTGCTGGGGAGCTTGGAAGCAGATCAGAAGCTGGTGGCCACCAGAGGGCTCAACCACACAATCAGTTCTGCACTACTGTGCCACACACCAGGACGGCACAGGCTGGGACAGTGGCACCGAACTCCCATGGGGACCTGCCACTCCTGCCATCTGGTGCCTGCAGGAGGGTCTGGCTCCCCTCCACCTGATGCAAGGCCTTAACCACAACTGCAGGGCTCTGGGCAGGAACTGAGGCCGAGGAGAGGCCAGCCAAAAGCTAGGAGGACAAGGGCCACCAGGCAGAGGGCCCAGGCACTCTGCTTGGGACGAGAAGCTGGGCAAAGGCCACATGCCCCCCATGCAAACACTGGGCAGTTGTCCTTGTTCAGGAAATCTGTGTCTGTGGCTGGGGTGCAGCTGGGGTGCAGCACCACGAGACCCTGAGCCCACCCCAGCCCCGCCAAGTAAACCAGAGGAATCTACATCTGATGGCCACCTGTCCTGAGCTAACAGGCCAGGATTTCACAGCCACCTGAGACTCAACCCACTCAGAAACATCACTGCAGGCAGAATGCACAGACGCGGGGGGATGCGGGACCTCCTTCCAGAACGTCCCACACGCCCCGTCTCCACAAAACACTGACAAGCACCCAGGGGCTTCCGCCGACACAAGGGCAGAGCTACTTGAAGTGTCCCTGAGGTAGACACAGGACCTCCGGTAGACCCTGTTCAGAACTCAGCATTCAGCCTGAAATGTGAAGTGGGGTGAGGGAAAGGCTGCTGGAGGGAAAGAGCAATGGAAAGCTACCAGCAGGTAACCAGAGTGTCCAAACCCACTGcccttgggggctggggctgaggctcagttggcagagtgtttgccttccaggcacaaggccctgggttccatccccagcaccacaaaaaaaaaaaaaaaaaaattaaattaaattaaaaaaaaaaaaaactcactgcaCTTGACAAACTGTACCCTAAAACCCCCAGCCACTGAGCCAAGGAAGGGGGCAGCACAGGTACATCTAATGACCCAACAGGGGGCAGCAACACCCAGCCCCTCGGGAAGACTGTGTACCCCACAGTCTTCGGCCAGTGAGGAACCAGGGGATGGACTCTGGGCACAAAATGCAGACTGTCCCTGACCACCAGGTGCCCAACCCTGCAGGACTGTCCGTGGAAAGTCTTgctttctctgtgcttctgtcTCAGCCCGTCCTTTGGGTGAGCTTGTTTCTCACACGAAGGAAACCCTCAGAAGACAAGTCCCTGGGTAAGTCACCTGACCCGTGGCCAGAGCTGAAAGGACCCAGGACCATGTCTCCACCAGAGCAGAGCTGAATCCAGGAGGACAAATGACCCCAAATGAAAAACGTCCCTCAGCCAAGACGGGACCAGGGCATGGCCtggtggccaggcacagtggccacaCCAGCCCAGGAGAGGGGGCGCAGAGCACGTGGGCAGGGCGCGGGACGCAGCAACCTCCAGGCAGTTTGGTGAACTCAGCAAGCCACAGAGACACAGGTGACCAAACTGTCCAGACAAAGTCACGAGAACCTTAAGAGCAGCAAGAGGGACGCCCAAGTGCCCAGCGGACAAAGGCAAggccagaggcagcaggaaggcTGGGGCAGAGGGCTGAAGGAGGCACCTGCTCGCAGCCTGGCACCTACCTGGCCTCGGTGACGTTGGCAGGGCTCCCCCTGCACACCCTCTCCAGCTGCACATAGACCGAGCAGTTGACCCGGCTCCAGTCTGGGTCGCAGACGGCCAAGAAGTTGGGGCGCAGACGGCCGATCATGTACTTGGCCAGGTCTGTCAAGGACTGGCTCACGGCCGCCCCGAACAAGAAGGTGCCCAGCACCTTGTAGAGGGCAGCCACGTAGTTGTTGAAGTCAGAGCGGGAATAGAGGCGATCGGTGTACACCAGGTAGGCTTCCCCAGCTGAGACCTGGCAGAGAGCAGATGAGGGCCACAGAGCCAGGTCTGGGCCAGCCCCAGGCACCCCACAccctcaggtggctctgctcAGCCCCACCCACTCCAGACCCTGCAGCCTTACCAGGATGACAGTGGCTGTGATGGTGACCCCGGCCATAAGCCCGTGGGTGATGGTGTCCGGGCGGTAGGGGTATCGGATGGAGTCATCTCCGCAGTAGAACCCTCGCTGGTACGGGGTATTCACCAGGGTCAGGATGGCGAAGGGCAGAGAGGCtggagaggccagggagggacGTGGAGCCCTGCCGTGGACACTGCTTGGGCCTCTCCACGACCCTCCAGTGGGACCCGGCACCACCAGAGTCCCGACTCTCCCTGGGCCACAGGCGGCCCTCTCAGTGCTCGTCCACCCCAGCTCTGCTGTCCACTGTCCACACATCCACCTGACTTAGCTGCCCTCCTGACCACCCACCCCTGGGTCACCGTCACAGGAGGAAACGCCCACTCTTCCCatttcctgtcccctgtggaaGCAGTCATTTATGTGACACGAACACTGGACATCCCCATGTGCTGTGGTGTTCAGGGCTGGCTGTGGCCACGCAGGGCTGAAGAGCCACCACAGCCCAGGGACACAGCAAGCCAGGGGGCACAGCCCAGGCCCTTTGCCCAGCACCCATCCCTTCTCTACCTACAGGTCAGGCTGAGACCAAGACATACCCAGCTCTGTCCAGGAGGGCTAGTCCAACAGCCCAGGCCTCATCACAGTCGCCTGACCAGAGAGGGCCCCAAAGCCAAGGGAGGCCTGGAGACAGCAGCCGGCCAcagggctgggcagagggcaGCGCCCTCCCCCATGGCGCGGCTCCAGGGACAAGCCCAGGCAGGGTGCCCTTTGCCCCCAGCAGGGAGCTGGGTGTGAGTGGGTGCGGCTCTTCTGGGACTTGAATGCCAGAAGGCAGGAGCCACACTCCCCACAAGCCAACCTGGGGGACCTCCCTGGGGAAACACTCCAGGGAGGAGACCAGAGGTCCAGAGGCAGCCGCCCTGTGGGAAAGGGC from Urocitellus parryii isolate mUroPar1 chromosome 3, mUroPar1.hap1, whole genome shotgun sequence carries:
- the Plpp2 gene encoding phospholipid phosphatase 2 isoform X3, with amino-acid sequence MERRWVFVLLDVLCVLVASLPFAILTLVNTPYQRGFYCGDDSIRYPYRPDTITHGLMAGVTITATVILVSAGEAYLVYTDRLYSRSDFNNYVAALYKVLGTFLFGAAVSQSLTDLAKYMIGRLRPNFLAVCDPDWSRVNCSVYVQLERVCRGSPANVTEARLSFYSGHSSFGMYCMLFLALYVQARLCGKWARLLRPTVQFFLVAFALYVGYTRVSDHKHHWSDVLVGLLQGALVAGLTVRYVSDFFKARPLRPCLEEAVERKPSLSLTLTVGEASHNHRGYPVSSS
- the Plpp2 gene encoding phospholipid phosphatase 2 isoform X4; amino-acid sequence: MAGVTITATVILVSAGEAYLVYTDRLYSRSDFNNYVAALYKVLGTFLFGAAVSQSLTDLAKYMIGRLRPNFLAVCDPDWSRVNCSVYVQLERVCRGSPANVTEARLSFYSGHSSFGMYCMLFLALYVQARLCGKWARLLRPTVQFFLVAFALYVGYTRVSDHKHHWSDVLVGLLQGALVAGLTVRYVSDFFKARPLRPCLEEAVERKPSLSLTLTVGEASHNHRGYPVSSS
- the Plpp2 gene encoding phospholipid phosphatase 2 isoform X1, whose product is MCGTYCMLGIKDLQIIYTFPTKQPGPREVGPPGGVTQQQGSAESQLYVAAVCQSSGPASLPFAILTLVNTPYQRGFYCGDDSIRYPYRPDTITHGLMAGVTITATVILVSAGEAYLVYTDRLYSRSDFNNYVAALYKVLGTFLFGAAVSQSLTDLAKYMIGRLRPNFLAVCDPDWSRVNCSVYVQLERVCRGSPANVTEARLSFYSGHSSFGMYCMLFLALYVQARLCGKWARLLRPTVQFFLVAFALYVGYTRVSDHKHHWSDVLVGLLQGALVAGLTVRYVSDFFKARPLRPCLEEAVERKPSLSLTLTVGEASHNHRGYPVSSS
- the Plpp2 gene encoding phospholipid phosphatase 2 isoform X2, yielding MCGQWTAELGWTSTERAACGPGRVGTLVVPGPTGGSWRGPSSVHGRAPRPSLASPASLPFAILTLVNTPYQRGFYCGDDSIRYPYRPDTITHGLMAGVTITATVILVSAGEAYLVYTDRLYSRSDFNNYVAALYKVLGTFLFGAAVSQSLTDLAKYMIGRLRPNFLAVCDPDWSRVNCSVYVQLERVCRGSPANVTEARLSFYSGHSSFGMYCMLFLALYVQARLCGKWARLLRPTVQFFLVAFALYVGYTRVSDHKHHWSDVLVGLLQGALVAGLTVRYVSDFFKARPLRPCLEEAVERKPSLSLTLTVGEASHNHRGYPVSSS